The nucleotide window gtgataaataaaaaatatagcttGCAGATTATGATTGTTAAATGAGCGCATGAAGAAAGGTTGAGGTAGATGCGCACCACCATATAAAAATCACCTCTTCCCTCACCACGCAAGATGGGTTCCACACTCCTCTCTGCTGCGCCTTCTGGAACATTCTCCTCCACAATACGACGTCGTTTGCCACTCGTAGGTGCGTTTTGCATGCTCAGCTTGGGCATCACCAACCTCTACACTCCCTTGTCTTCCTCCTGCAACACTCCGTTTCTCTTCCTCATTTTACCGAATTGCCCCTCTCTGTTTCCAGATCGAAATTCAGTGGCGCCACTCGCTCTAtcagaatggaagcaagcaacAACAACACTGTTCCAAGCATCGTTGTTTACGTCACTGTTCCCAACAGAGAAGCAGGTCCTCAATTACTTCTTCATTTCCTTTTTGCAATAATATTTGGGGATTTTCGATTGTGAACCCTAATTACACCATTTACTGTAATAATAATCTTGTTTAGTTGATTGGCCAGGGAAGAAGTTGGCTGAGAGCATTGTCAAAGAAAAGCTTGCAGCTTGTGTCAACAGAGTACCCGGTATCAACATGCTTATGATTAGTATTTACTAAAGCAAAATGAAATGTGGTTTGATTTCATTAATTGAAACTGGTTCCTTAAGTTGAATTATTGATCTAACTTGTTCCTCTTGATAGATTTACCTTGATGTATGTGACTGAGACTTGATGAATTATTGAATTCTGCtactgtttttcttttttctttgtcctTTTATCATCTTTCTTCACTTCTAGCTTATAATGCGTTTTCATATATGGTGTGTGGGATGTGCCTTCGAATACCTGAATTAGAATCATATATCTTCTAGAGATAAGGTCAGGTGATAGCCTTTATACGTCTTGGGAAACTCTCCCCTGTTGAACTAGCTTTTACAGTTGAGTTATGCCTGATCGATCCTAATAACGTGTTATGGTTCTGATCCAGTGCATGTTTTTGTTGTATAATATGATCTAGAGTTTAATTAGTTCTCTAACCAAGTTGATTGTATATGATGATTACCATGTTTGTCTTTTGAACACCATGTTTTGGATGTCTTGTGCAGGTATCGAATCAGTGTACCAGTGGAAGGGAGAGGTATAGACTGGAATTTCTTAGTTGATCGAATTCTCTTTTTTAAACTGCAACATTAACAGAACTTTTTGTTTAAACCCATTTTCTTCCTGATATTAGTTCTTATTATTCTCCGGTATGCATTATTTAGGTTCTTGTGGATATGTTTTAGGAAAGTTTATTTTGAAGTATTTTTGTTCATTGACTTTGCCTTGTTTGTCTTGGAAATTTACAGATCCAAACTGATGCGGAGGAACTTCTTATAATCAAGACTAGGCAATCCCTTCTGCAAGCACTTACAGAGCATGTCAAAGCAAATCATGAATATGAGTAAGGCTGAACATCTAGTAAAATCAATATTGCTAGAAGTTCAAATTTCGGTTAGCATAGTTTGAGTTGCATTCACTAATTGATACTAAAAGAAAGCTTGAAAAAGGACATACTTAAAAACCAGACTCTCTTTGGTTAACAATATCTGTTGCTCACATTTTAATGTAACATCGACTaagtatttttctgtgattacaatataaattatttattcaatgaagAGCTTTTTGGTAAACAACTGTCATGAATTCTTTATTTTAACGTACTTAATTACCATGCAAATACCGAATATTTACTTATATTGCGCGAAACTTTACTTATATTGCGCGAAACGGACGGATTATATTTGTGACTAGACTACAGAAAATTGGTACTAAAATTGAAATGAATTGAGCTGGAACTGTTGGAAAACGAAATTGTAAATAAGTATAGAGAACCAACTTTTAATTAGCCAAacattagttatttttttctttattttaagttGTTTTTTAACCCTTACCTTTTGGAGAGTTTAGGGTTATGATTTAAAATAGGAATTAGCATTCagattttagggtttaaggtttagaatttagggtttaaggtttagaatttaggaAAAAATGGGTAATTTCAAAAAAGTATACTGATGTTAGCTGAAAAATAGTTGGTTACCTAATTTAACTCCGAAACTGTGCACTCTGCTGCTTTTTACCTCTTCCTTTTATTTTGCAGTGTGCCAGAAGTAATATCCTTACCCATCACAGGGGGGAACCTCAAGTATTTAGAATGGATCAAggagagcacaagggagtgacTATCAAGTTTATAGCCAGTGGATGTTACGAGTTGAAGAGTTCATCTGTCTATGTGTAGTTAAATAAAACTGCCAAGCCAACTAGGCAATGAAGGGTTAACATTGTTAATGTAGAGGATGAGGATCAGTATTGTATTAAACAGTTAATGCTATTGGGTGTAACAAACAGGTTAAATATTATTGAGATTTTGACTTGTGAGTAGTAATCTTGTGTCTTTATGCACATTAAATTGTTTATTGTGCTTTTTGTTTTTAGGCTGATTGACGATTATTTTTGCTATCTATCTTTCTATATACTCATACTTCCTTTTTGGTTTTTTTGGATATAGATGAATGCTACTTATTAATTACCAAACAAATTAGTACAATAACAAGAGACGTGTTGATAGGATCCATTCCCCAATCGACACACCATGTCATTCCTCAGGCATGTTTTGCTTAACTATGagcaataattaaattatatttcccCGTTGCTTAGGCTGAGTTTGAAGAAAATATTTCAGGGCAAATTTTGGAGATGTTGATAAACTCAACTtttttggagagagagagataggaGTGCGGCCATTAACTCTGCTTCGTGGGCCTATAACTTCTTCAATTCGTTGATACAAGAGCGATGATGATGTTGGATTTTTTTGGAATTGATATTgtggtttttatttttgataatattatttctttattcTAGAAATCTATGTaaatataatgtaaaaaaaCAACTCACGTGTGAAAGGATATtatcaaaagtaaaaatagtattatttttccttttttaaacAAACATATAACCAAATGgtgtaaaatataaatatataatgatttaTGTTTGTATACTCTTTGTTAATACATAAATTATTCTAGATATAGAAAAGAAAGTGgtgtttttgttaaatattgGTGTTTGGagtattttatagaaatgtggATGTTCAAAAAATACTAACACAACACGCACTATGCATGTTACTTTTTGCAGAATTTTGAGGCAACTTTATCAAAGATTCTCAGTAGAGATTCACCACGTGTCTTCTCTCGATGCAATACGCACCTTGCGTGTTACTTTAGCAGGGATTCTTCGTTGAGTTTCGAGGCAACTTTATCAAAGATTTTCAGCAGAGATTCGCCACGTGATAGCTTTAGGACAACACGCACCTTACGTGTTAACTTTTTTAGATATTCATAGCACGTTCCAGAGGTGCTTTGATCACTGTCCCAAGCACGAGAATGCCACGTGGCGGCACCCAGGCAACACGCACCCTGCGTGTTGACCGCTTTTGGTCAGTGTCTCCATGCAGGAGACAAGGCTACCTCCGGAAAGTGGCTTCATTAATGGTAATGGGTGTGCCAAAATGGCTAAAGAGTTTTAATATGGAAAAAACACGAGTCTTTGCTGAAAATGGAGCTTTTTGGTGTACACACAGGTGAGTGGACGTTACAGATATAGCAGCGCCAACACGTAGGTAACGTGTTGACTCAACACACATGTTGCGTGATGGACACGTGTCCTGATCAAAAGCAACAAGCACCCTGCGTATTGTACATATGTCAATCATCCAAGCAACATGCACCCTGCGTGTTGTACATGTGTTAAATGCTGGTTAGATGGCATTCCAACATGTAACCTGTAAGGTGATCTGCCTGTAAAAACCGAATCTTGTTATTATTTTACTTCATTGCGAGAGAGGTGTTTTAATGCATTGTTGGTGTGATAGAGGGCACTGCAAatatagtggtttatcacaacGGTGACATTATACGAAATACATATGATGGGGGAGCTTTTCGTGTGAGAATACATTTTCGTTTGTGATTCCATGCACTATAACGTTCGTGAAACTATAGTACGATCTTTGTCAGAGCATAGAGAGTGATATTTTAAAGTGGGTGAGCAATATTCTCTACAGAAATCCAATTGTCATATTTGACGGCCTAATACAGTTTGAGATTATGCTGATCGCTGACGAAACAAGTATTCAGCAAATGTTTTATATGCACTAACAAACTCAGGTACAACATCTAAGGATTgagttgtatgttgagtttgaatATATAGTTGTGGATGATACTCAACATTACCCAGACGTGCAAGATGACAGAGTTGAAACACACGAAGAAATGAACAATGATAGCGAAGAGGAGTTCGAAGCTACGTATGAAACTGGTAACGAGGACGATGATGGCGATGGGGGAGCTGATGGGCTAAAGTTGGCGATTGGTTGCAGATGGCTCTCTCACAATCGACTGTTACATTTGTATTACCAGTCTGTGAGGTTACAATGACACTCAAGGACGTGCTACACATATTTGGCCTACCGATTGATGGAGGGGTTGTGACCGGTTGGACCGATAGTAGTCAAGACTTCTTGGTTATCCAAAGCCTGACAATTTTCGGTAGCAAACCCGTTGTGAGTAGTTCCTTTAAAAGCTACATAAAGTTGGCATGAGTTCGTCATTTCAGAGACATACAACCTGTAGACACTTGGGAGTCTGTTCAGTAATACTTTAGGTGTCACATATTCTGTCTGCTGGGTATCACCTTCTTCGCGGATAAGTCGACGAAGTGTCTACCattgatccaaaattttgagCATTACAATTGGGGAACAGCAACAATCGCGCATCTTTATAGGTCACTGTGTCGTGCATCACGATGTGATTGCAAGGAGATGGATGACCCGCTTGGTTTGTTTGTTTGGGTGGGAGCGAAGGCCATGGCTTGCGCCCATTCTAAGTCAGCAGCTTGCATATGCTAAAATACCGGCTGCACACACGTAACGGTACataatttattagaatttaactattattttatttatgttttactGGCAATACATAATTTAAACTTTGTTCTAATGTGTGTTGCATGTGGAGTCATCATCCACGAACCAAAGTGTGGATGTCGAGAAGCGCGGCATCTATTAGGCAAGGAATAGATTACATAAATGAGGTCAGTATGGGTATTAATTTACAAGAATAATTTACGGTATTAATAATCTAATGACCCATGTAATATTTTTCAGTTTGTCTGGTGGCCGTACATCGGCATCATCATACCTGCCGATCCACATGCACACCTTAATGTGTGTGACAGGGTAGGGCCATTGCTGTCATTCAAGTGTGTCGAATGACCTCCTGCGGACCGAGTGGTTCGCTAGTATGGGTGCACAATTCCCCCCTCTGCCTACACGAGTCATTCTAGTTGATCAGCATTGCTTCATTCTTCGGGGAATACAATGCCATGACTGGAGCAGGATACATGACGAATGGATACAATAATGGGGTAATCGCCGTAACAGTCAAGTGTGAGAGAGGCATCTGCAACCAATCGCTGACTTTAGCCCATCAACCGATTACCGGAGTTGGTACCTAGGTTTATTCGGGATGCACCTGAAGTTGTTGAATGTCATTTCTCAGCAACCATCTCAGCAGCCACCCTAGTAGACAACACTGAATTATGCAGTGTTTTAGTCATTTCCTTATCATCGCCTACATCTATCTCGGCCATCACAGCACATCTTGTGCAGTCAGCACCATAGCTAGCAGAGCCATGCATCATGGATTCCAGTATGCAGACTTTCCCCC belongs to Arachis duranensis cultivar V14167 chromosome 8, aradu.V14167.gnm2.J7QH, whole genome shotgun sequence and includes:
- the LOC107460943 gene encoding protein CutA 1, chloroplastic, with amino-acid sequence MGSTLLSAAPSGTFSSTIRRRLPLVGAFCMLSLGITNLYTPLSSSCNTPSKFSGATRSIRMEASNNNTVPSIVVYVTVPNREAGKKLAESIVKEKLAACVNRVPGIESVYQWKGEIQTDAEELLIIKTRQSLLQALTEHVKANHEYDVPEVISLPITGGNLKYLEWIKESTRE